One Mercurialis annua linkage group LG3, ddMerAnnu1.2, whole genome shotgun sequence DNA window includes the following coding sequences:
- the LOC126672603 gene encoding uncharacterized protein LOC126672603, with amino-acid sequence MKLSGSSKMLLITLTMAELFIEHHRLIRGRNAYRLKTEKIILQEIHDGICGAHEGASTIARKIMLQAHPQTNGIIEVTNRTLIQGIKKRLDEAKGNWVDELYSVLWAYSYTSIKKTGETLFRLAYGIEAIILVKIGMPRIRVNYMEESSYEEKIRRCLDLLEERRNQAEAYKKQVAQYHNRKVKPRKFEKGDLVLRNAGIERGNARSKTIQPKWEGPYIFEETIKIGAYKLKTLERLLVPRYWNIEHLKKCYH; translated from the exons ATGAAGTTGTCCGGATCATCCAAAATGCTACTAATTACTCTTACTATGGCAGAACTGTTTATCGAACATCACCGACTCATCCGTGGTCGAAATGCGTATCGACTGAAAACTGAAAAGATAATTTTACAAGAAATTCATGATGGGATATGTGGAGCTCATGAGGGGGCTTCCACAATAGCAAGGAAAATAATGCTACAAG CGCACCCCCAGACCAATGGAATAAtagaagtcaccaaccgaactCTGATTCAAGGGATCAAAAAAAGGTTGGACGAAGCAAAAGGGAATTGGGTGGATGAACTATACAGTGTCCTATGGGCATATAGCTacacatcaataaaaaaaacaggCGAGACGCTTTTTAGACTAGCATATGGAATAGAAGCTATAATTCTAGTAAAAATTGGAATGCCAAGAATAAGAGTAAACTACATGGAAGAATCATCATATGAAGAAAAAATAAGACGCTGTCTCGATCTGCTTGAGGAGAGAAGAAACCAAGCCGAAGCCTACAAGAAACAAGTTGCTCAATATCATAACAGAAAAGTCAAGCCAAGAAAGTTTGAAAAAGGAGACTTGGTCCTAAGAAACGCTGGGATTGAAAGAGGCAACGCTAGATCAAAAACAATCCAGCCTAAGTGGGAAGGACCCTATATATTTGAAGAAACTATTAAAATAGGAGCTTACAAGCTGAAAACACTAGAAAGATTGCTGGTACCGAGATACTGGAACATCGAACATTTGAAGAAATGTTATCATTAA